A stretch of DNA from Candidatus Fermentibacter sp.:
CCCGTCCATCCTGTCGAAGAAGCGCACCGGCCAGGGTTTGAGAATGTCGAAGACCCTGAACAGCACGAGCCCGGCCGCGGCCAGCGCCACGCTGCCGCCCGCAGGCATGCATGCGATCCAGGTTCCCAGGACCTCGTCGATGTTCACGCGGCCCGGGTCGCGACCCCACAGGGCCTCGCCCGCCGCGGCCCCGGCGAGGGACAGCGGGATGAGTGCGGCCAGCACGACGAGGGCCGTTTCCGTCGAGGCCGCCCCGAACAGGAGCCAGAGGCCGAAGGCGATCAGGCTGCCGACTGTTCCCGGGGCCGCCGGGGAGAACCCGGTGCCCAGCGTGGTGCCTATCGCAGCCCCGATGCGGAGCACCGCGCGGCTCACCACAGCAGTCTCTTCAGTATCGACCTGTTGCGCCAGATGTAGTCGAGGCCCGAGAACACGGCAAGGGCGGTGGCGGCGACCAGCACGGAACTGGCCGCGGCTTCGTGCAGCCCCTCCGGCAGGACGCCCGGCCGGGGCCAGGGCACCGCAAGCGCAAGATAGAGGAACACGGCCGACATCTCGAAGACCGTCTTGAGCTTGCCCATACGCGAGGGCATGATGATGACCCCCGCGTAGGCCGCGATGGTCCTGAGCCCGGTGACGAGCAGCTCGCGCCCTATGATCACCCATGCGGCCCATACCGGGACCAGCCCCACCTGCACCAGGCCGATGAGGGCCAGCGAGACCAGCAGCTTGTCGGCCAGCGGATCGAGGAACCGTCCGAGGTTGGTGATCCACCCGTACCTGCGGGCGAGGTAGCCGTCGAGGACGTCCGTGAGCGCCGCTGCCGCGAAGGTGGCCAGCGCCGCCGCCCTGAACCCCGGCCGCTCGTCGAGCAGGAGAGCCGTGGCGACGGGGCCCAGCGCCATCCTGGCAACGGTCAGCCTGTTGGGCCAGTTGAGGATCATCCGGTCCTGGTCAGATCTTCTGCCGGCCCTCGAAAGCCTGTACGAGGGTTCCCGAGTCGATCATCTCCACGGAGGCTCCGGATGGGAGACCCCTGGCGAGCCTCGTGACGCGCGTGCCCGTCGGTTCGAGGGTCCGGCCGAGCCATGAGCAGGTGGCCTCGCCGTCCGCGGTGGCGTCGAGGGCGAGGATCACCTCCGGGGCTCCGGTTTCGCGAACCAGTGCCACGAGCCTGTCGAAGCCGAGCTGGGTGGGCCCGATGCCGTCGAGCGGCGACAGGAGCCCGTGCAGCACGAAGAAACGCCCGCGGAAGAGGCCGGCCTCGTCGATGGACTTGAGATCGGCCACGTTCTCGACCACGCAGAGTGAGTTGCCGCGCGACCTGTCGAGGCACACCTGGCACATCTCCGAATCCGTGAGGTTCCGGCAGACCGGGCACTCGTGGATCATCTCGAAGGTGCGCCTCAGGACGTCGGAGAGGCTCCTCGAGAGCTCCCTGTCGTCCACCAGTGCGAAGGCGAGCCGGGCCGCGGTGCGCCTCCCGATACCCGGGAGCCTCGACAGCTCGTTCACGAGGGAGTCGAACCAGTCGGAGCTCACATGAGCCCGCCCATGCGCGGGAGGCCCAGGGACTCCAT
This window harbors:
- a CDS encoding phosphatidylglycerophosphatase A, whose protein sequence is MSRAVLRIGAAIGTTLGTGFSPAAPGTVGSLIAFGLWLLFGAASTETALVVLAALIPLSLAGAAAGEALWGRDPGRVNIDEVLGTWIACMPAGGSVALAAAGLVLFRVFDILKPWPVRFFDRMDGPAGVVLDDACAGLMAAVLVFLGGCLGIR
- the pgsA gene encoding CDP-diacylglycerol--glycerol-3-phosphate 3-phosphatidyltransferase; translated protein: MILNWPNRLTVARMALGPVATALLLDERPGFRAAALATFAAAALTDVLDGYLARRYGWITNLGRFLDPLADKLLVSLALIGLVQVGLVPVWAAWVIIGRELLVTGLRTIAAYAGVIIMPSRMGKLKTVFEMSAVFLYLALAVPWPRPGVLPEGLHEAAASSVLVAATALAVFSGLDYIWRNRSILKRLLW
- the recR gene encoding recombination mediator RecR, yielding MSSDWFDSLVNELSRLPGIGRRTAARLAFALVDDRELSRSLSDVLRRTFEMIHECPVCRNLTDSEMCQVCLDRSRGNSLCVVENVADLKSIDEAGLFRGRFFVLHGLLSPLDGIGPTQLGFDRLVALVRETGAPEVILALDATADGEATCSWLGRTLEPTGTRVTRLARGLPSGASVEMIDSGTLVQAFEGRQKI